One window of the Falco biarmicus isolate bFalBia1 chromosome Z, bFalBia1.pri, whole genome shotgun sequence genome contains the following:
- the LOC130143144 gene encoding protein FAM240B-like, with translation MNSQYIRHEVRGCETSDLRNFWEKTIEQQTRYLQIEKERQQKSALTKLRNEWMERLEKRIKMLRTQPEDPSS, from the exons ATGAATAGCCAATATATACGTCATGAAGTCCGGGGATGTGAAACCAGTGACCTGAGGAACTTCTGGGAAAAGACTATTGAACAACAAACTCGGTATCTGCAAATTGAAAAAGAACGTCAGCAAAAAAGTGCTCTGACAAA GCTCAGAAATGAATGGAtggaaaggctggaaaaaagGATAAAGATGTTGAGGACCCAACCTGAAGACCCGTCTAGTTGA